A single genomic interval of Bradyrhizobium sp. AZCC 1693 harbors:
- a CDS encoding TRAP transporter small permease — protein sequence MLLRILDRLEEILIATLMALATTIIFAAVMHRYLIGIPLLYPILFPINLSWAQELCIYMFVWVAKFGAAYGVRTGIHVGVDVVVNQLKSPWRNAVVLFGLFCGAFFTAVIGTMGAKFVIGLMYTDQVSPDLEIPSWFVYLCIPLGSYLMCFRFLQVAYAYWRTGELPHHDHAHVEGVEIEEPGVGAAGVTR from the coding sequence ATGCTGCTTCGCATCCTCGATCGGCTTGAGGAGATATTGATCGCGACGCTGATGGCGTTGGCGACGACGATTATCTTTGCCGCGGTGATGCACCGCTATCTCATCGGCATTCCACTGCTCTATCCCATTCTGTTTCCGATCAACCTGTCCTGGGCGCAGGAACTCTGCATCTACATGTTCGTGTGGGTCGCCAAGTTCGGCGCCGCCTATGGCGTGCGCACCGGCATCCATGTCGGCGTCGACGTCGTGGTGAACCAGCTCAAATCGCCATGGCGCAATGCGGTGGTGCTGTTCGGACTGTTCTGCGGTGCGTTCTTCACCGCCGTGATCGGCACCATGGGCGCGAAATTCGTCATCGGGCTGATGTATACAGATCAGGTCTCGCCCGACCTCGAGATCCCGAGCTGGTTCGTCTATCTCTGCATACCGCTGGGTTCCTATTTGATGTGCTTCCGCTTCCTGCAGGTCGCGTACGCCTATTGGCGCACCGGTGAATTGCCGCATCACGACCACGCCCATGTCGAGGGCGTCGAGATCGAAGAGCCGGGTGTCGGCGCCGCCGGAGTCACCCGATGA
- a CDS encoding 2-isopropylmalate synthase has translation MTTANKSEKDRVIVFDTTLRDGEQCPGATMTFEEKLEIAEMLDDMGVDVIEAGFPITSEGDFQAVSEIARRSKNAVIAGLSRAHPKDIDRCAEAVKFAKRGRVHTVIATSPLHMRVKLNMTPEQVVELSIANVSRARNQIDDVEWSAEDGTRSEMDFLCRIVEAVIKAGATTVNIPDTVGYTVPEEYTNFMRTLIERVPNSDKAVFSVHCHNDLGMAVANSLAGIAGGARQIECTVNGIGERAGNAALEEVVMAINVRNDVFPWWNKIDTTMLTRASKLVSAATSFPVQYNKAIVGRNAFAHESGIHQDGVLKDASTYEIMRPEMIGLKKSSLVLGKHSGRHAFVHKLEEMGYKLGDNQLEDAFVRMKALADRKKDIYDEDIEALVDQEIAASHDRIKLVSLTVIAGTHGPQRATMKLDVEGQMKIEEAEGNGPVDAVFNCIKALVPHEAKLELYQVHAVTEGTDAQAEVSVRLAHEGRSMTSKGADPDTLVASAKAYLGALNKIVMKHKRDMPAQAAS, from the coding sequence ATGACCACCGCCAACAAGTCCGAAAAGGACCGCGTCATCGTATTCGACACCACCCTGCGTGACGGCGAGCAGTGCCCGGGCGCGACCATGACGTTCGAGGAAAAGCTCGAGATCGCCGAAATGCTCGACGACATGGGCGTCGACGTCATCGAGGCCGGTTTTCCGATCACCTCGGAAGGCGACTTCCAGGCCGTCAGCGAGATCGCCCGCCGCTCCAAGAACGCCGTCATCGCCGGCCTGTCGCGCGCCCACCCGAAGGACATCGACCGCTGCGCCGAAGCGGTGAAGTTTGCCAAGCGTGGCCGCGTCCACACCGTGATCGCGACCTCGCCGCTGCACATGCGCGTCAAGCTGAACATGACGCCGGAGCAGGTAGTCGAGCTCTCGATCGCCAACGTCAGCCGCGCCCGCAACCAGATCGACGACGTCGAATGGTCGGCCGAGGACGGCACACGCAGCGAGATGGATTTTCTCTGCCGCATCGTGGAAGCCGTCATCAAGGCCGGCGCCACCACGGTCAATATCCCTGACACGGTCGGCTACACCGTGCCGGAGGAATATACCAACTTCATGCGCACGCTGATCGAGCGGGTGCCGAATTCCGACAAGGCGGTATTCTCGGTGCATTGCCATAACGACCTCGGCATGGCGGTGGCGAATTCGCTGGCCGGCATCGCCGGCGGCGCGCGGCAGATCGAATGCACCGTCAACGGCATCGGCGAGCGGGCCGGCAATGCCGCGCTGGAAGAAGTCGTGATGGCGATCAACGTCCGCAACGACGTGTTTCCGTGGTGGAACAAGATCGACACCACCATGCTGACGCGGGCGTCGAAACTGGTGTCGGCGGCGACCTCGTTCCCGGTGCAGTACAACAAGGCGATCGTCGGCCGTAACGCGTTCGCGCATGAAAGCGGTATCCATCAGGACGGCGTGCTGAAGGACGCATCGACCTACGAGATCATGCGTCCCGAGATGATCGGCCTGAAGAAGTCGTCGCTGGTGCTCGGCAAGCATTCGGGCCGCCATGCCTTCGTGCACAAGCTGGAGGAGATGGGCTACAAGCTCGGCGACAACCAGCTGGAGGACGCCTTTGTGCGAATGAAGGCGCTGGCCGATCGCAAGAAGGATATCTATGACGAGGATATCGAGGCGCTGGTCGATCAGGAGATCGCGGCTTCTCATGACCGCATCAAGCTGGTCTCGCTGACGGTGATCGCCGGCACCCATGGGCCGCAGCGCGCCACCATGAAGCTCGATGTCGAAGGCCAGATGAAAATCGAGGAAGCCGAAGGCAATGGCCCGGTCGATGCTGTCTTCAACTGCATCAAGGCGCTGGTGCCGCACGAGGCGAAACTCGAACTGTATCAGGTCCACGCTGTGACCGAAGGCACCGACGCGCAAGCCGAAGTGTCGGTGCGGCTCGCCCATGAAGGCCGCTCGATGACGTCGAAGGGCGCCGATCCGGATACCCTGGTGGCTTCGGCCAAAGCCTATCTCGGCGCGCTCAACAAGATCGTCATGAAGCACAAGCGCGACATGCCGGCGCAAGCGGCGAGCTGA
- a CDS encoding TRAP transporter substrate-binding protein yields MRKLILAAASIAALTLVGPAAAQSPIVIKFSHVVATNTPKGLAAEKFKELAEKYTAGKVKVEVYPNSQLYKDKEELEALQLGAVQMLAPSNSKFGPIGVKEFEVFDLPYILPDLKTLRKVTDGPLGARLLKLLDSKGMTGLAYWDNGFKQMSANRKLVTPADYKGLKFRIQSSKVLEAQFRALGSIPQVMAFSEVYQALQTGVVDGQENTWSNIYTQKMHEVQKYITNTNHGYIGYVVVTNKKFWDGLPADVREACEKAMKEATEYGNGQSAKENDDALAEIKKTGKSEIVSLTPEQDSAMRKALEPVYQDVAKRVGQPLIDEFLKETRGATN; encoded by the coding sequence ATGCGCAAATTGATTTTGGCCGCGGCATCGATCGCGGCGCTGACCCTGGTCGGACCTGCTGCGGCGCAATCGCCGATCGTGATCAAGTTCAGCCACGTGGTGGCGACCAACACGCCAAAGGGGCTGGCGGCCGAGAAGTTCAAGGAACTGGCCGAGAAATATACCGCCGGCAAGGTCAAGGTCGAAGTCTATCCGAACTCGCAGCTCTACAAGGACAAGGAAGAGCTGGAGGCGCTGCAGCTCGGCGCGGTGCAGATGCTGGCGCCGTCGAACTCGAAATTCGGCCCGATCGGGGTCAAGGAATTCGAAGTGTTCGATCTGCCCTACATCCTTCCCGACCTGAAAACGTTGCGCAAAGTCACCGACGGCCCGCTCGGCGCGAGGCTGCTGAAGCTCCTGGATTCGAAGGGCATGACCGGCCTTGCCTACTGGGACAACGGCTTCAAGCAGATGAGCGCCAACAGGAAGCTGGTGACGCCTGCCGACTACAAGGGGCTGAAATTCCGCATCCAGTCTTCCAAGGTGCTGGAAGCTCAGTTCCGTGCGCTCGGCTCGATTCCGCAGGTGATGGCGTTCTCCGAAGTCTATCAGGCGCTGCAGACCGGCGTGGTCGACGGCCAGGAGAACACCTGGTCGAACATCTACACCCAGAAAATGCATGAAGTGCAGAAGTACATCACCAACACCAATCACGGCTACATCGGCTACGTCGTCGTCACTAACAAGAAGTTCTGGGATGGCCTGCCGGCGGATGTTCGCGAGGCCTGCGAAAAGGCCATGAAGGAAGCGACCGAGTACGGCAACGGGCAGTCGGCGAAGGAAAACGACGACGCGCTCGCCGAGATCAAGAAGACCGGCAAGAGCGAGATCGTGTCGCTGACCCCGGAGCAGGACTCAGCGATGCGCAAGGCGCTCGAACCGGTTTACCAGGATGTCGCCAAGCGCGTCGGTCAGCCCCTGATCGACGAATTCCTCAAGGAGACGAGGGGCGCGACCAACTAG